The Salvelinus namaycush isolate Seneca unplaced genomic scaffold, SaNama_1.0 Scaffold1917, whole genome shotgun sequence genome includes a region encoding these proteins:
- the LOC120037841 gene encoding astacin-like metalloprotease toxin 5: MVWFLILIWFVQVGSVPIANFTNATTSNSAFPATVYNSTNPINNSTNVTFTDTEDLQFDIAIVEGDIMISEDRLAVKSLWPEKEGVTSIPYKINDDLVDRKRTILAAFKLISDQTCIRFHEYTNEINYIEFISGTGCASYVGLQGGAQPLYFGRACNVGNLCHELMHALGLHHEHTRPDRDQYVTIQWDNVVPGKAKNFVVKKGDTQDLPYDYDSIMHYGTYYFSSNRNPTIGSKKSGVQIGQRNHLSPLDITRLKLYQCE; this comes from the exons ATGGTTTGGTTTCTGATTCTCATCTGGTTTGTCCAAG tgggcAGTGTTCCCATCGCCAATTTCACAAATGCTACTACTTCAAATTCTGCTTTCCCTGCCACAG TGTACAATTCTACAAACCCCATCAACAATTCTACAAATGTGACTTTCACTGACACAG AGGACTTACAGTTCGACATTGCTATTGTGGAGGGAGACATTATGATTTCG GAAGACCGATTAGCTGTGAAGTCACTTTGGCCAGAGAAAGAAGGCGTCACTTCTATCCCCTACAAGATCAACGATGATCTCG TGGACAGAAAGAGAACCATACTAGCAGCGTTCAAGCTCATTTCAGACCAGACGTGTATCCGCTTCCACGAATACACCAATGAGATTAACTACATCGAGTTCATCTCTGGGACAGG CTGTGCTTCGTATGTAGGACTTCAGGGTGGGGCCCAGCCTCTGTACTTCGGTAGAGCCTGCAATGTGGGGAACCTGTGTCATGAGCTGATGCATGCCCTGGGCCTGCACCACGAACACACACGGCCTGACCGTGACCAATACGTCACCATACAGTGGGACAATGTGGTCCCAG GAAAAGCAAAGAACTTTGTGGTGAAGAAAGGAGACACTCAGGACCTGCCCTATGACTACGACTCCATAATGCACTACGGAAC ATACTACTTCTCATCAAACCGGAACCCCACTATTGGCTCCAAGAAGAGTGGAGTCCAGATTGGACAGAGAAATCACCTGAGCCCCCTGGACATAACACGCCTTAAACTCTATCAATGTG AATAA
- the LOC120037842 gene encoding high choriolytic enzyme 1-like codes for MVWFLILIWFVQVGSVPIANFTNATTSNSAFPATVYNSTNPINNSTNVTFTDTEDLQFDIAIVEGDIMISEDRLAVKSLWPEKEGVTSIPYKINDDLVDRKRTILAAFKLISDQTCIRFHEYTNEINYIEFISGTGCASYVGLQGGAQPLYFGRACNVGNLCHELMHALGLHHEHTRPDRDQYVTIQWDNVVPGKAKNFVVKKGDTQDLPYDYDSIMHYGTYYFSSNRNPTIGSKKSGVQIGQRNHLSPLDITRLNKLYQCE; via the exons ATGGTTTGGTTTCTGATTCTCATCTGGTTTGTCCAAG tgggcAGTGTTCCCATCGCCAATTTCACAAATGCTACTACTTCAAATTCTGCTTTCCCTGCCACAG TGTACAATTCTACAAACCCCATCAACAATTCTACAAATGTGACTTTCACTGACACAG AGGACTTACAGTTCGACATTGCTATTGTGGAGGGAGACATTATGATTTCG GAAGACCGATTAGCTGTGAAGTCACTTTGGCCAGAGAAAGAAGGCGTCACTTCTATCCCCTACAAGATCAACGATGATCTCG TGGACAGAAAGAGAACCATACTAGCAGCGTTCAAGCTCATTTCAGACCAGACGTGTATCCGCTTCCACGAATACACCAATGAGATTAACTACATCGAGTTCATCTCTGGGACAGG CTGTGCTTCGTATGTAGGACTTCAGGGTGGGGCCCAGCCTCTGTACTTCGGTAGAGCCTGCAATGTGGGGAACCTGTGTCATGAGCTGATGCATGCCCTGGGCCTGCACCACGAACACACACGGCCTGACCGTGACCAATACGTCACCATACAGTGGGACAATGTGGTCCCAG GAAAAGCAAAGAACTTTGTGGTGAAGAAAGGAGACACTCAGGACCTGCCCTATGACTACGACTCCATAATGCACTACGGAAC ATACTACTTCTCATCAAACCGGAACCCCACTATTGGCTCCAAGAAGAGTGGAGTCCAGATTGGACAGAGAAATCACCTGAGCCCCCTGGACATAACACGCCTTAACAAACTCTATCAATGTG AATAA